A region of Mesorhizobium sp. M3A.F.Ca.ET.080.04.2.1 DNA encodes the following proteins:
- a CDS encoding neutral zinc metallopeptidase yields MLWRGRRQSDNIEDQRGDSGGFGGSPGQFRIPIGGGAGGGRMSMSTIIILVVLYFGLKALGIDPLQVLSDGGSLPGGGGQITEDNSSQGGAPASDEMKQFVATVLAETEDTWTGIFKANGLTYEDPKLVLFSSQIRSACGFASSAAGPFYCPNDHKVYLDMTFFQQLDQQFGASGEFARAYVIAHEVGHHVQNLTGILPKFNQMRQGMSEAEANQWSVKVELQADCFAGVWAHYTGQKGILEQGDIESALNAAKQIGDDTLQKKMQGYVVPESFNHGTSAQRQTWLARGYKSGKLSDCDTFNNPV; encoded by the coding sequence ATGCTTTGGAGAGGCCGTCGTCAGAGCGACAATATTGAGGATCAGCGCGGTGACAGCGGTGGTTTCGGCGGCAGCCCTGGCCAGTTCCGCATCCCGATCGGTGGTGGTGCCGGCGGCGGACGGATGTCCATGTCGACCATTATCATCCTGGTGGTGCTCTATTTCGGCCTGAAGGCACTCGGAATCGATCCGCTGCAAGTGTTGAGCGACGGCGGCTCGCTGCCGGGTGGCGGCGGTCAGATCACCGAAGACAACAGTTCCCAGGGCGGCGCGCCGGCTTCCGACGAGATGAAGCAGTTCGTTGCCACGGTGCTGGCAGAAACCGAGGACACCTGGACGGGCATCTTCAAAGCGAACGGCTTAACCTATGAAGATCCGAAGCTGGTGCTGTTCAGCAGCCAGATCCGCTCGGCCTGCGGGTTCGCCTCGTCGGCGGCGGGGCCGTTCTACTGCCCGAACGACCACAAGGTCTATCTCGACATGACGTTCTTCCAGCAGTTGGATCAGCAGTTCGGAGCTTCCGGCGAGTTTGCCAGGGCCTATGTGATCGCGCATGAGGTCGGCCACCACGTGCAGAACCTCACCGGAATCCTGCCGAAGTTCAACCAGATGCGGCAAGGGATGAGCGAAGCCGAGGCCAACCAATGGTCGGTGAAGGTCGAACTGCAGGCCGACTGCTTCGCCGGGGTGTGGGCGCACTACACCGGACAAAAGGGGATTTTGGAGCAGGGCGACATCGAAAGCGCGCTAAACGCGGCCAAGCAGATCGGCGACGACACCTTGCAGAAGAAGATGCAGGGCTATGTCGTTCCGGAAAGCTTCAACCATGGCACCTCGGCACAGCGGCAGACCTGGCTGGCCCGCGGCTACAAGAGCGGGAAGCTTTCGGACTGCGATACTTTCAACAACCCGGTCTGA
- the mntR gene encoding manganese-binding transcriptional regulator MntR, producing MALRNRPVRRENALPDAEIHSEGFRQTREARRGALVEDYVELIADLIEDGNEARQVDIAARLGVAQPTVAKMLTRLCADGLVSRKPYRGVFLTETGRKVAEESRIRHQTVEAFLRSLGVSAETARIDAEGIEHHVSAETLEAFRRAMTAR from the coding sequence TTGGCGCTGAGGAACAGACCGGTTCGACGCGAAAACGCGCTCCCCGATGCCGAAATCCACTCGGAGGGCTTTCGGCAGACGCGGGAAGCGCGCCGCGGCGCGCTTGTCGAAGACTATGTCGAACTGATCGCCGATCTCATCGAAGACGGCAATGAGGCGCGTCAGGTCGATATCGCGGCAAGGCTCGGCGTCGCGCAGCCGACCGTGGCGAAGATGCTGACCAGGCTGTGCGCCGACGGGCTGGTCTCGAGAAAGCCCTATCGCGGCGTGTTCCTGACCGAGACAGGCCGCAAAGTCGCCGAAGAAAGCCGCATCCGACACCAGACGGTCGAGGCCTTCCTGCGCTCGCTGGGTGTCAGCGCCGAGACGGCGCGGATCGATGCCGAGGGCATCGAGCACCATGTCAGTGCCGAGACGCTGGAAGCTTTCCGCAGAGCGATGACCGCGCGCTGA